TTATTTGCCATACCAATGGCAGCCTCATCTGCGATCATCCCAGATAAAGTTTCAGCTGGTGTATCTCCAGGAACCGGAACCATATCTAAACCTACAGAGCACACAGAAGTCATCGCTTCCATTTTCTCTATGGATATCGCACCTTTATTTAAAGCTTCAACCATCCCTTCATCTTCAGTTAGAGGAATAAAAGCACCTGATAGACCTCCAACGTGGGTAGAAGCCATAATTCCACCTTTTTTAACAGCGTCATTTAACATACAAAGGGCTGCCGTTGTACCGTGGGTCCCAGCTTGCTCTAATCCCATCTCTTGGAAAATTCTGGCAATACTATCCCCTACAGCTGGAGTTGGAGCTAAGGATAGATCTAATATTCCAAAGGGAACGTTTAATCTCTCGGAAGCTACAGTAGCAACCATGTGTCCTAATCGTGTTATTTTAAAAGCTGTCTTTTTTATTTTATCAGCCATTACATCAAAAGTATCATCTAAGGATCCCTCTAAAGCACACTTAACAACACCAGGACCACTAACACCAACACTAATTACAGCATCACCCTCATTAACACCATGGAATGCTCCAGCCATAAACGGATTGTCCCCTGGGGCATTACAAAATACAACTAATTTTGCACAACCAATACCATCTGCATCCTTAGTTAACTCCGCAGTCTTCTTAATAACATGTCCCATATCCTTAACAGCATCCATATTAATACCGTATTTTGTAGATCCAAGGTTTATTGAACCACAAACCCTATCAGTAGATGCAAGAGCCTCAGGAATAGAGTCTATTAAGATTCTATCCCCCTTAGTAAAACCTTTATCCACAAGGGCGGAAAATCCACCAATAAAATCGACACCGGTATCTTTGGCAGCCTTATCCAAGGTTTTTGCAAACTCAACATAATCTTTATCATCTGTAGCTCCAGCTATTAGTGCTATTGGAGTTACAGAAATTCTTTTGTTAATTATAGGAACACCGTATTCAGCTTCTATCTGTTCTGCAACTTCAACAAGCCTTCCCGCCTTATCCATAATTTTATTATATATTCTCTCTCTGGCTATTTTTCCATCATGACTTACACAGTCTAATAGAGAAATTCCCATTGTTATTGTTCTAATATCTAAATGCTGATCTTTAAACATATTTACTGTTTCAGCAACTTCATGGGGTGTAAATAACATATCGTCTCCTAAATTCTGTGCATAGCTTGAAAAACTTGCTCATGTTGCATAGTTATACTTACACCAAGTTCTTCCCCAAATTGGTTTAAAATCTCTCTTAACTCTTTAATCTCTTTTGTAGATTTTGTAATATCCACAACCATTATCATAGTAAAAAAGCCTTTCATGATAGTTTGGCTGATATCTAAGATATTTATCTCATTCTCTGCCATTACATTACTGACCGTTGAAATAATTCCAACCCTATCTTCTCCGACTACAGTCACAACTGAATTCATATTCTTCCTCCAAGACTAATTAACTAATTATTCTATTTAATAGGATAATATATTATAGTTTCAAAAGATTCAATTTCTTCTATTCCACTAATTAAGTAAGAATGATATTCTTAGATCCTAAACTCAATCAAACAAGGATAATTTCATGGCCAAAAAAGAGAAACCATTGTCAGCTAAAAAGCAGTTAATGATGAATGAACTGCAAAAAGTTCAGGAACAGATGATAAAACAGTTAATAAAAAGACTTTCTGGGAAGGATAAAAAAATATTAGCTGATTTCCTACAATCTGGGAAAACTCCTGGTTCTAAAGAGTATAATGCTCTTCCTAAAATTGTTCAGGGTGTAGTTTTAAAGATGAACCTTAAAAACCTTGAAATCATGAGAAAACATACAAAGAATCCTTTTACAATTATAAGACTTAAGTTTTCGGCATGGACATTTAAAAAATTAGGAACTATTGATCCTAAGGATGCTAAAAAGAAGAAGAAAAAAAAGAAGAAATAGAGTTAAGGTCAACTAATTTTGATCCATTATCTATTGTTTCAAAAACCCGGTCTGATATCTGTATATTATCAAAATCCGGGTTTTTTAGTTTATAAAGAACTAAATATGGAAGAGATCTATAAACTAGGGATCTTTTTTTAGGTCTTGTGACCACTAAGACATAAACTTCTTCAGTTTTAAAGTAGTCTACTAGAAGATCTCTTTTAATCTTTAACCTATCTTCAAGATTTCTAAAATACTTTCTTAACTCGCTTACGGATGATTCTACAAAAACAATTTTATTTTTATATATAAAAAGCCCATCATACTCAGCTTTTTTTACTC
Above is a genomic segment from Thiospirochaeta perfilievii containing:
- a CDS encoding ACT domain-containing protein, which gives rise to MNSVVTVVGEDRVGIISTVSNVMAENEINILDISQTIMKGFFTMIMVVDITKSTKEIKELREILNQFGEELGVSITMQHEQVFQAMHRI
- a CDS encoding PFL family protein; this translates as MLFTPHEVAETVNMFKDQHLDIRTITMGISLLDCVSHDGKIARERIYNKIMDKAGRLVEVAEQIEAEYGVPIINKRISVTPIALIAGATDDKDYVEFAKTLDKAAKDTGVDFIGGFSALVDKGFTKGDRILIDSIPEALASTDRVCGSINLGSTKYGINMDAVKDMGHVIKKTAELTKDADGIGCAKLVVFCNAPGDNPFMAGAFHGVNEGDAVISVGVSGPGVVKCALEGSLDDTFDVMADKIKKTAFKITRLGHMVATVASERLNVPFGILDLSLAPTPAVGDSIARIFQEMGLEQAGTHGTTAALCMLNDAVKKGGIMASTHVGGLSGAFIPLTEDEGMVEALNKGAISIEKMEAMTSVCSVGLDMVPVPGDTPAETLSGMIADEAAIGMANNKTTAVRVIPVPGKKVGEWAEFGGLLGGSPIMGVNKYSSVNFVNRGGRIPAPVHSFKN